Part of the Primulina huaijiensis isolate GDHJ02 chromosome 15, ASM1229523v2, whole genome shotgun sequence genome is shown below.
TCAGACTGTATATTAGTAATCTTAATTATCCGCTGGAATTTAGTATGAAAAAATGGATAAATCTTGCTGTGCAGAAAAATGTGAAGGTGCTTGAGATTCATGTAAATTCAAAGGAGCGACCGTATAATTTGCCTTGTGATGTGCTGGCATCCAAGGCAATAACTTCCTTGAAGTTGTCAGGGTCAGTTATACCCAGTTTAAGTTCGCTAGAGCTATGTAATTTGAGAGAACTGTCGTTGAAAGGGACTACTGTTATTGAACTTTTGATCAAGAAAGTTGGACAAAGCTGCCCATTGCTCGAGGATTTGAGGCTGGTTGGCTGCACTGGATTGTTCTCTTTGAATATTCCTTCACTGACCAAGCTCAGGAGGGTGGAGGTGCATGAGTGTGCTAGCCTCACTCGTATTGAAATCATGGCGCCAAATCTTGAAACCTTTTGGTATCATGCGAGGAAGCATCAGTATTGTGGTATCGTCTTTAAAGGGTGTGGGACTctcaagaatttgacattgagGGACTGCAGAATGACAGATACTGTGTTTCAGAATTATATCTCCAAGTGTCCATTGATCGAGAATTTGGTGCTCCAAGAATGTAGCAGAGTTAAAAGACTCACAATTTTGAGTGCAAAATTGAAGAGTTTAGCCTTATTGATGTGCACGAAAATTCAGGAAGTTAACATCGATGCCCCAAATCTTTATGCCTTCCAGTTTAGCAGCCATCGAATGCCTTTTTCTTCCATGAACGTTTCAGGTCTCTGTGAAGTAAAGTTTTCTTTTGGTCATACCGTGAGAATGCCGCAGATTATCGATGAGTGTAAAAAGATTTTTGGTAACATGGATCGATCCAAAGGTTTCAAATTAGTAGTACATACCAAGCAGGTGCCATATGTTCTTGATTCATATTCAATGCCACAGTTCTCTTGTAACATCTGGCTATCGTATTAATTTGCATCTTTCCTTTCTATTCCTTTTTCTAGACTATGAAGATTTATGAAGATCTGAAAGAAGTTGATCTAGTTCAAGATAGCTTTAGCAAGCTGGATTTGACTCTATCATCATTAACTGTGGTGAATCTTGTTGATAAGTGGTTAAGTGAATCACATGGAAGGATTCTTACTCTAATATCTCCTGGCAGCGAATTGGTGAAGGTAAGATTCTGCCTGTATATTTAAGTTTGCCATGCAAAGTTTTGAAGCTAACTAAGGGAAACATATAGTTAGTTTTCTGTTTTTCTTAACTTATATTTAACACCTTATTGAATGTTTATTGCTGAAGCTTAATTCTTGCAACATGTTATACACAACTGCTCAACTGCTCAATGAAATTGATGTGTGTATAGGACTTCAATATCGTACAAGCATTATGTCATGGATTCAGGAATTCAGTAGATGGAGCGACTCTATATATTggcaaaagaaaattttaataattttattaaagctGCATagtaaattgaatttttttttttccatttgagACAAATGCCCTATCCACTACTCTCTTCGGATTATTACTGATATACAACGGTCCCTACAGTGCACTTGAACATCCAAAAAAATTGACTATCTTGTGCTTAACAGATTTCCTTTATACTTCTGTTTTTTGTAGATTTAGATTGTTTAGCATTCCTAAAGGGGTGGACACAAGGTGAATAGGCCAATAGGCTATTTCGAATGAAAAcggaaattaaattttttaacttttgatCCAACAAATAAAATACTACCCTCAAAatctaaaagtattttcacatGTGCCTCTTGAACTTTCGAGCTTTGGATTCACTGCGTATTCTCCTTTTCTTTTCCTCgtattaaatttaattcaaattgaATGCAGTTAATTCGCATGATGATCGTGAATCGAGAAGATGATTCAAACTGCTGCAGTTTCTATTCGAAAAAATGTTGGCGACACTACCTAGCCGATGTTCAAATGATGGTTTCGAAGTTTGCAAGAAACACATTTTATGTCTTCAAATGGAAAGGACCTAGACTCATGTGAATCGCATGAAagctgatatatatatatatatttttaattctcGAGTTCTTGTCAATTAGGTAACTAATCAAGTCAAGTAGTATGTTGCTTCTTTCGATATCCGGTAGTTACAGCTATTAACGCCTAATGATGAATATGACTTTTTGGGATGATACAGATATACCATTATGGTTATCTAAGTATTGTCAAATATTTCTATCATTAAGCTTGATATTAGAGCGTATCTATGTAATTTTACCGTACCATTTGATTACGAATTTTATGCAGAATTCGTATAAATTCACGTAGGTGCCATATTTGTTCCACATTATCAACttcttattaaaataaaatgtcaGTTGTTATATCGCCAAGGTATAAATGTAACAAATTGCTATACAAATCAATTCGTTTTAGGATTTATTCGATGTTGCAGTGGGAGTAATTCGAACTAATCTTCATTTTAGAAACTAAACAAAAATATCGGTGTGATGACGGTTGACCGTTGAAACCTCCACGATAGACTTATCTGTCTTGGACAGAAGCAAAAGATGTATTCGTACAAAATGGATGGATGTAGGTAATGGCTTGATAGACTTTCCCTTTGGAATTCTTTGTGGTGGAATAGATGCTTACCCAATCCTGTAAGAACCAACTCTCAAATCATATTGGCACTTTCGCCGGTAAGAGTATGGAGATGTCCATTAATACAGATGAcggatcatatgatgatgcactgaataaccctccctcggactgtccaaatgattctcacttatcgagtgaaatattccgcggttatggttgtacaccattagttcttTGACCCGAGACCATGTAGAGACTATACGTATTAGCATGCACTTAGATCCGTTTACCGattccattgagggtcatcaggtggcgaggttgggtgtagctTCAAAATACATAGGAgtaaatgcattgtagtcggggattcaccatttgcctacgggtgaagatatcatatgtgatatgatgatataataagtgcaaggagtctctggccagagcaaaaAATGTTCTTTAgagaaaggtgttttcctagttgcacataccatgtcactattagtactcaaagataaatcacatctttatcgaattaatatgcaacttTTGATATACCAATTGTTGTAGATtcaatcgggatatatgtgttgaatgGACCGTACTAcacgctaaccataatttaaagtttttgcaagcactatcaatgatacctaggggatcgtgaggcgatgctactagacgctcttatcatTATCCGATGGGTGCAGTCAGAAataagttctgacattcttaattaatgagttgatgaaaagaatggggcgaATTAGGATAAcctcgaataagaataaataaatgttattttgaatcacatggagatgtaaACCCACAGTTAGCTGTACTCCTAAACCATTGAGAGTCAGACCAGTATCGGActttgtgttcccgttgagaaagtcaaaattcaaggagttgaatttggagACTAtaatttgatggagatcaaacaagaagcttataaatgagtttacgAGCTGATTAAATtggatggaagaaatggaagttaagATAATTGCTAATTagggaaggagagtggaactacCTGTTTTAGTGAAGGAGTTTATTAAACTAGCCACTGCCTAatatggtaaatgaaaattttgattttcaaaattttcgtttttcattatatgaacaagacttgtatcCTTGATATATGGGCACTCTCAGATCGTCGATCGATGTTATAATGAATtcggaatcatttatttagtaaattaaaaatttactaattaaaagaTTGTACTAGTAGTGATGACTACTAACATGTATAAATTACAATACATGTTCTAGAGAAGTCtagaattaatttaatcaatcaattaattatataaattaaataatgattatctaatttaattaatatatatacattttatatggtgacataaaatatgtgtatatatgatattaatatatcatatattgccaaaagttgataaatacattatatattaataatatgaaaatttattataatgaaATATAGATTCCTAGTACCACAAAAACTACCACAAGGACTCCTAGTCCTTGTGGGAGAGCGACTCCTGATCGGATCAGTAGTCTCTCTCTACAAATATAACGAAGTGGTCATAACAAAACACACATGAAACTCTTGCACACAAAATTGACAAGAAATTCCTTCCTTCCTCTCCTTGAAGCTCTCGGCCATCAAGaaatttgacataaaatttCGTCCCACTTGGTTTCTTCCAATGCCGCGTTGTCGTTGATGTACCGTATCCAGATTTTGGAAATTCAGAGGTCATATTCTCAGCGCACAAATCGCttgcgatttctagtgcaaCAAGCGAGGAACACAATCTTCGATTGTGGGCCTGATTAGACGATCAAAGCCGGGGAATCATTCGTAGGGATATACAAGAAGGGCTATGTccaattaaaaaacaaaaaaaagttgGAGTCCAGCGTTTTATACGTGCATGTATAAATTCATACACCTTATGAATGTATTTTAAACACGCGACACCCAAGAATTGTTTCGAAtgtcaaaacataaaaattttaaacttctacTTCGCCTTGGGTGCGAGAAAAACGATGccccaacagtggtatcagagccatgttATTCTCATCGTATGTTTTAATTTGAATTATGTTGAAGAAATTATTTCTAACCGCGTTTGAAATTCCAAGAAACACGTAGCCCCTcaaattgatttttgaaaacacaaaaaaaaattaattaatttgtggATGCCAGCGCGGGCAGCGCTTCCCCGGACAGGTGCGCATCCTGTTCGcccataatttttaaaataatttttttaaaaaaattgattgcgGGCAGGGCTGTCCCatggtttttaaaataaaattttttaaaaaaattgagggCGGCCCTGCCTGCCCGTGGGGGCTGCCCGAATGGTTCAGGTAGCGCACATTACACTGCCCGAACTGTTTGGGTAGCGAAGGGGAAGTTCGGGCAGGTTGCCCGAGACCATCTCGGGCAGCCTGCCCGACAAGAAATCTTTCGAGACGTCCCCGGTGTAAGGTCCAAATTAAGAAAACGTAATCCAattgcatgcgaatctaggaaacatgaaaaatg
Proteins encoded:
- the LOC140960579 gene encoding putative F-box/FBD/LRR-repeat protein At1g78760, whose protein sequence is MFWKKIALQKLLKSDHSTKKPRIIGPNLKLKKWVGKRKLDCRSVESNNDRTRKKQRMIENNGPDDIPPEVDRISELPEPIVHHIFAHLRCPKDVVRTCIWSKKWKGMFNSYLTFDFDERCFGARGGKRNHSRLRSREVQKRKFNSYVDKSIVSRLAPAPCIDKFRLYISNLNYPLEFSMKKWINLAVQKNVKVLEIHVNSKERPYNLPCDVLASKAITSLKLSGSVIPSLSSLELCNLRELSLKGTTVIELLIKKVGQSCPLLEDLRLVGCTGLFSLNIPSLTKLRRVEVHECASLTRIEIMAPNLETFWYHARKHQYCGIVFKGCGTLKNLTLRDCRMTDTVFQNYISKCPLIENLVLQECSRVKRLTILSAKLKSLALLMCTKIQEVNIDAPNLYAFQFSSHRMPFSSMNVSGLCEVKFSFGHTVRMPQIIDECKKIFGNMDRSKGFKLVVHTKQTMKIYEDLKEVDLVQDSFSKLDLTLSSLTVVNLVDKWLSESHGRILTLISPGSELVKLIRMMIVNREDDSNCCSFYSKKCWRHYLADVQMMVSKFARNTFYVFKWKGPRLM